In Aedes albopictus strain Foshan chromosome 3, AalbF5, whole genome shotgun sequence, the following are encoded in one genomic region:
- the LOC109425582 gene encoding centrosomal protein of 120 kDa gives MDPPSDQLVIALHILDAINFHRPKNSSRIVLSASLDRNVLETESRQPGIASTSFDSNLVWETDRRSVKRMKTENLPIKVECYAIDGDQSGKRSQIGHLVLPLRSVPLLPWTKADSVKPRWFRVIGLASPEWKSQKPEVQLAVVITDKEYLNPARRKGTGPDDPDKESDRSLVIFTNPEPSRLGSGEGLPIRLLEERGLLQVGSHEQECDIFLVKIVLKYAKALRKLLPEAGSDVGSFQARYDLLGDSYPCSLERRPNGTFAIQEKIVINFRTSLHSLKRYFQEVFLIRLEVLCGGTVIGRCYFRFGDLIQDEPLSDFLNRQRENSTQEVEKFYPIEFAASKYEEKHDEDEVSDRSSTVLPAIKCKFSLKYLSSDRSKPVPEPPDRETLKPVSENDLPLVEIPEIPSVPSINLNQVRQLPVAPAAAPPEKTDIESILQCEDRDLRDIPRTFSYNLLLQSVKFTHRPPPGLWQLSLYHPRADTPFTKVTMELDSIESETVEFPQLLLQLYFSSLPDRVLTTITAECSKLSVHGPHGLFGFARLDNQSLVVGTKEKQAGVLILENQTGESVGMATVFSFLDEVGINFNSRIPMGGPEVVGPEQGGRGQLDDQLSYKMLEELQQWMMQQREQFLAELKQKEVAHLTRLTTDWKRKQAKEKEFQELSQRLEHASALTAALEETKKNLAIQSAERVNQDKSLEDLRITLEKSHQQQLADIREKTSRLEEELNHRTKLQKLRCQELEERNDSLVRDNDVLRRANEQLEHRLCETKKELQECVCQRNELEQRLQEMEKSKLFYKQQWAKMIREMHKMKLDDEEKLGDLIKGKDESKPRKKSSWWDDETTKVGTCSAAKEQQELDTVHGLLFDERWKHQHSQHHHPHQCCAKEWNA, from the exons ATGGATCCACCTTCGGACCAGTTGGTCATTGCGTTGCACATCTTGGACG CCATCAACTTCCATCGTCCGAAAAACAGCAGTCGAATCGTCCTGAGCGCCTCGCTGGACCGGAACGTGCTGGAAACGGAAAGTCGTCAACCCGGCATTGCTTCTACCAGCTTCGACAGCAATCTGGTATGGGAAACCGATCGCCGGTCGGTCAAGCGGATGAAAACCGAAAACCTACCCATCAAGGTCGAGTGCTACGCGATCGATGGGGACCAGTCCGGGAAACGGTCCCAGATTGGTCACTTGGTCTTGCCCCTGAGATCGGTTCCGCTGCTTCCTTGGACCAAGGCAGATAGCGTGAAACCCCGTTGGTTCCGAGTGATTGGCCTGGCCTCGCCGGAATGGAAAAGCCAGAAACCTGAGGTGCAGCTGGCCGTTGTCATCACGGATAAAGAGTATCTGAATCCAGCTCGGCGGAAGGGAACCGGACCCGATGATCCGGACAAGGAATCCGATCGGAGTTTGGTGATTTTTACCAATCCGGAACCGTCCCGACTGGGATCTGGCGAGGGACTTCCGATTCGATTGCTGGAAGAACGGGGACTTCTTCAGGTGGGATCCCACGAGCAGGAATGTGACATCTTCCTGGTGAAGATTGTGCTGAAATATGCCAAAGCGCTGAGGAAGCTACTGCCGGAAGCAGGAAGTGATGTTGGTAGCTTTCAGGCGCGATACGATCTGCTAGGGGATAGCTATCCGTGCTCATTGGAGCGAAGACCGAATGGGACGTTTGCCATACAGGAGAAGATCGTGATCAACTTCAGGACGTCGCTTCATTCGTTGAAGAGGTATTTCCAGGAGGTGTTTCTCATCCGGTTGGAGGTGTTGTGCGGAGGAACCGTGATAG GTCGCTGCTATTTCCGGTTTGGGGATCTGATTCAAGATGAACCGTTGTCAGATTTCCTCAATCGACAACGCGAGAATTCCACACAAGAGGTGGAAAAATTCTATCCCATCGAGTTCGCAGCTTCCAAATACGAAGAGAAACATGACGAAGATGAAGTTTCAGATCGGTCTTCAACGGTACTTCCGGCTATCAAATGTAAATTCAGTCTCAAATACCTTTCTTCAGATCGCAGCAAACCCGTACCGGAACCACCCGATCGGGAGACATTGAAACCTGTTTCGGAAAACGACCTCCCACTGGTGGAGATCCCCGAGATCCCTTCCGTTCCGTCGATAAATCTCAACCAAGTCCGTCAACTTCCGGTAGCACCCGCAGCAGCCCCACCGGAGAAAACCGACATCGAATCCATCCTTCAGTGCGAGGACCGCGATCTGCGGGACATTCCGCGTACCTTCAGCTACAATCTGCTGCTGCAAAGTGTGAAGTTCACTCACCGGCCCCCGCCTGGCCTCTGGCAACTGTCCCTGTACCATCCCCGGGCGGACACTCCCTTCACCAAGGTGACCATGGAGCTGGACTCAATCGAATCGGAAACGGTGGAATTCCCTCAGCTGCTGCTGCAGTTGTACTTCTCGTCGCTTCCGGATCGGGTTCTTACTACGATTACGGCCGAATGTTCCAAGCTGAGCGTGCACGGTCCTCACGGGCTGTTCGGCTTTGCCCGGCTGGACAACCAGAGTCTGGTGGTCGGAACCAAGGAGAAACAAGCCGGCGTGTTGATTCTGGAGAATCAAACCGGCGAAAGCGTCGGAATGGCTACGGTGTTCAGCTTTCTGGACGAGGTGGGGATCAATTTTAACAGTCGGATTCCGATGGGGGGACCGGAAGTTGTCGGGCCGGAGCAAGGAGGGAGGGGTCAGTTGGACGATCAGCTGTCGTACAAAATGCTGGAGGAGCTGCAGCAGTGGATGATGCAGCAGCGGGAGCAGTTCTTGGCCGAACTGAAGCAGAAGGAGGTGGCACATCTGACACGGCTGACCACAGACTGGAAGCGGAAGCAAGCAAAGGAAAAAGAG TTTCAGGAACTGTCACAACGCTTGGAGCACGCATCCGCTCTGACGGCTGCCCTCGAGGAAACGAAAAAGAATCTCGCTATCCAAAGCGCAGAACGAGTCAACCaggacaaatcgctggaggacCTTCGCATTACACTCGAAAAATCTCATCAGCAACAACTGGCCGATATTCGGGAGAAAACATCTCGCCTGGAAGAGGAGCTCAATCATCGCACAAAACTGCAAAAACTACGCTGCCAGGAGCTGGAGGAACGCAACGATTCGCTGGTACGGGATAATGATGTTCTGAGAAGAGCTAACGAACAGTTGGAGCATCGGCTTTGCGAAACGAAGAAGGAACTCCAAGAATGCGTTTGTCAGCGCAACGAACTCGAACAACGACTGCAGGAGATGGAGAAATCGAAGCTATTCTACAAGCAGCAGTGGGCCAAAATGATTCGCGAGATGCACAAAATGAAGCTGGATGATGAAGAGAAGTTGGGTGATTTGATCAAAGGAAAGGACGAGAGTAAACCACGCAAGAAGAGTTCTTGGTGGGACGATGAGACTACAAAGGTTGGCACGTGCAGCGCCGCGAAGGAACAGCAAGAATTGGACACTGTTCATGGATTGCTGTTTGACGAACGGTGGAAGCATCAGCATTCGCAGCATCATCATCCCCATCAATGTTGTGCGAAAGAGTGGAATGCATGA